One genomic window of Methanosarcina acetivorans C2A includes the following:
- a CDS encoding protein-glutamate methylesterase/protein-glutamine glutaminase, producing the protein MIRTLIVDDSAFMRMAIRSMLASSPDIKIVGDACNGKEAVEKAKSLHPDVVIMDVNMPVMDGLTAVKTIMNTSPVPIIMFSTLTTEGSKEALEALHLGAIDFTAKSESHHDVNKAEKELVDKIRNIHSSNPNLLRLINMRKFKGEVVRGKWRCAGDFGILIGSSTGGPSSLEQVIPRLPGDLPAPVFVVQHMPEGGFCRQMAERLNFLSELEVKEARNNEKVTAGIVYVAPGGYHMTVRKALDVTRIKLIKSQPVHAVMPAVDVTAESMLAVYGKNIVASILTGMGFDGASGFKTIRDAGGSTIACSEDTCVIFGMPKAAIEAGAIDVVKPIFEIPEEIVKRLEAKCNGK; encoded by the coding sequence ATGATTCGCACTCTTATTGTTGACGATTCTGCCTTCATGCGGATGGCAATAAGAAGCATGCTTGCAAGCAGCCCGGACATAAAGATAGTCGGAGATGCGTGTAATGGAAAAGAAGCTGTAGAAAAGGCAAAATCCTTACACCCTGACGTAGTTATAATGGACGTTAACATGCCGGTCATGGACGGGCTGACGGCTGTTAAAACCATTATGAATACGTCCCCCGTTCCCATCATCATGTTCAGCACCCTGACAACAGAGGGTTCAAAAGAGGCTCTGGAGGCTTTACATCTCGGAGCCATAGATTTTACTGCAAAATCCGAGTCTCACCATGATGTGAATAAGGCCGAAAAAGAGCTTGTTGATAAAATAAGAAATATTCACAGTTCAAATCCTAACCTCTTAAGATTAATAAATATGAGGAAATTCAAAGGGGAGGTAGTCAGGGGGAAATGGAGATGTGCCGGTGACTTTGGAATTCTCATAGGGTCTTCTACGGGCGGCCCTTCATCGCTTGAACAGGTGATTCCAAGGCTCCCCGGCGATTTGCCTGCTCCGGTTTTCGTTGTCCAGCATATGCCTGAAGGGGGTTTTTGCAGGCAGATGGCAGAAAGGCTGAATTTTCTGTCAGAGCTGGAAGTAAAGGAAGCCCGGAATAATGAAAAAGTAACGGCAGGTATTGTTTATGTAGCACCAGGGGGCTACCACATGACCGTTAGAAAGGCTCTGGATGTCACCAGGATCAAACTCATAAAAAGCCAGCCGGTCCATGCCGTAATGCCTGCGGTTGATGTAACTGCCGAAAGTATGCTTGCAGTATATGGAAAGAACATAGTTGCCTCTATTCTTACGGGTATGGGGTTTGACGGGGCTTCAGGGTTTAAAACGATACGGGATGCAGGCGGTTCCACTATTGCGTGCAGCGAAGATACCTGTGTTATTTTCGGGATGCCAAAGGCTGCAATAGAGGCCGGAGCTATTGATGTTGTTAAACCCATTTTTGAGATCCCCGAAGAAATTGTGAAGAGACTGGAGGCGAAGTGCAATGGAAAGTGA
- a CDS encoding chemotaxis protein CheA — protein MESDMAAYKSDFLQEVYECLDVFNQSFVDLENGETGAIDEIFRITHTIKGMAGFLGYSFLEHLCHSMEEVLCGIKNGDIKIDGELVDILLSTVDRIIEIVKQIESSDNDSVKIDDLLKAFENYEKMKDDEWEPLCPLSFEKKNTVTITTSVLQAEEIIAPYSEYTDNGESGIAFNQDACNQDACNQDACNLVLDLTLTKDCVMKDLRAALVMESLRDVCNIVRTDPDESEMDKTFDGHLTVYLSGDSYTVEGLMDRISEIEQFDISEIKPPGIVCDEEIKVHGPASNRPVAEEKLSDTPSTLFPVNEEPAVPTTEKSNSLHSCIYSLAARLRCIPDRISRSINCFKITESAGILTKKKRKESSPEVPKSWEFRVPENDPEASYAVHGQELQPEEARISEQISKPAFDGPVPYQAFDEPVPDMEISDKSISDAGLSERGILDQELLLDKARPSVEKSEATHIPGSELQESRESKEPEAGSSHHFSESAASAKTPLETQRQETIRVRTSNLDNIMNLVGELVINKGRLLQISQEYNLPELEEATGALDKSISSLQDEVMLIRMVKIERVFSKFPRMVRDLSRKFDKNIEFEIEGQDTELDRTILDEISDPLVHLVRNAVDHGIEYPEAREKAGKNEVGNIKLSARREKNNVIIEIEDDGKGIDVEVLKKKAVEKGIFSAFDVENLSEEEIRMIIFSLGFSTKESPTEISGRGVGMDAVKTAVEKLGGKVRVYSKKGEFTRIRIDLPPTVAIIKSLLVEVGPETYAIPISNVVKALSVDSSDYKLVKETPVLYIRDKLIPTAELKEIFHVECEKSNKEIAIIVEKENEEVGLIVDSIIDQQEIVIKPLGNIFSNSKGFIGATILGDGRVIPIIDVSMLIMGDTDD, from the coding sequence ATGGAAAGTGACATGGCAGCTTATAAAAGCGATTTCCTTCAGGAAGTTTACGAATGTCTCGATGTATTCAATCAATCTTTTGTGGATCTGGAAAATGGAGAAACTGGCGCAATTGATGAAATCTTCAGGATAACCCATACGATAAAAGGAATGGCCGGTTTTCTCGGGTATTCGTTCCTTGAACATCTGTGCCACAGTATGGAAGAGGTCCTTTGTGGCATAAAAAACGGAGACATAAAGATAGACGGGGAACTGGTTGACATCCTGCTTTCGACAGTTGACCGAATCATAGAGATCGTCAAACAAATAGAAAGCTCAGATAACGATTCTGTCAAAATAGACGATCTCCTGAAAGCTTTCGAAAACTACGAAAAAATGAAGGATGATGAGTGGGAGCCACTTTGTCCTCTCTCCTTTGAAAAGAAAAACACGGTTACGATAACTACATCCGTGCTGCAGGCAGAGGAAATTATCGCTCCATATTCCGAATACACTGATAACGGGGAAAGTGGAATTGCCTTCAATCAGGATGCCTGCAATCAGGATGCCTGCAATCAGGATGCCTGCAATCTCGTTCTGGACCTGACCCTCACTAAAGACTGTGTTATGAAGGATTTGAGGGCAGCACTGGTTATGGAATCCCTCAGGGATGTTTGCAACATAGTCCGCACGGACCCCGATGAAAGTGAGATGGATAAGACTTTTGACGGTCACTTAACAGTATATCTTTCAGGAGACAGCTATACAGTTGAAGGGTTGATGGACAGAATTTCGGAGATTGAACAGTTTGATATTTCCGAAATTAAGCCGCCCGGTATTGTCTGTGATGAAGAAATTAAAGTTCATGGTCCTGCATCTAATCGTCCTGTAGCGGAAGAAAAGCTCTCCGATACCCCTTCAACTTTATTCCCTGTGAATGAAGAGCCGGCTGTCCCAACCACAGAAAAATCAAATTCGCTTCACTCCTGTATTTACAGTCTGGCAGCAAGACTGCGCTGCATTCCGGACAGAATAAGCAGATCAATAAATTGTTTCAAAATAACCGAATCCGCAGGGATACTTACAAAGAAAAAACGTAAAGAATCTTCCCCTGAGGTTCCGAAGTCCTGGGAATTCCGGGTTCCGGAAAATGATCCGGAAGCGAGTTATGCGGTTCATGGTCAGGAGTTGCAGCCTGAAGAAGCCAGGATTTCCGAGCAAATTTCCAAACCGGCCTTTGACGGGCCTGTTCCTTATCAGGCTTTTGATGAGCCTGTTCCTGATATGGAAATTTCTGACAAAAGTATTTCTGACGCGGGTCTTTCTGAGAGGGGAATTTTAGATCAGGAGCTGCTGCTTGACAAAGCCCGGCCCTCTGTAGAGAAATCTGAAGCTACCCATATCCCTGGGTCGGAGCTACAGGAGTCTCGGGAAAGCAAAGAGCCGGAAGCCGGATCAAGTCATCACTTCTCCGAATCGGCAGCATCCGCAAAAACCCCACTGGAAACACAGAGGCAGGAAACTATCCGGGTCAGGACCTCCAATCTTGATAATATAATGAACCTTGTCGGGGAGCTTGTTATAAACAAGGGGCGTTTGCTTCAGATCTCCCAGGAGTATAACCTGCCCGAACTGGAGGAAGCGACCGGGGCTCTGGATAAGTCCATCTCAAGCTTGCAGGACGAAGTGATGTTGATACGGATGGTGAAAATTGAGAGAGTATTCAGCAAGTTTCCGCGTATGGTAAGGGACCTGAGCAGAAAATTCGACAAAAATATCGAGTTTGAAATTGAAGGTCAGGATACGGAACTGGACAGGACGATCCTGGACGAAATTAGCGATCCTCTGGTCCACCTTGTCAGAAATGCCGTTGATCACGGTATAGAATATCCCGAAGCACGGGAAAAAGCCGGGAAGAACGAAGTCGGAAACATAAAACTCTCTGCCAGAAGAGAGAAAAACAACGTAATAATTGAGATCGAGGATGACGGAAAAGGTATAGATGTTGAAGTCTTGAAAAAGAAAGCCGTTGAAAAAGGCATATTCTCGGCATTTGATGTGGAAAATCTCAGTGAAGAAGAAATTCGGATGATAATTTTCTCCCTGGGCTTTTCGACAAAGGAATCCCCTACAGAGATCTCCGGAAGAGGTGTGGGTATGGATGCGGTGAAAACTGCTGTTGAAAAACTGGGAGGAAAGGTCAGGGTTTATTCAAAGAAGGGAGAGTTTACCCGAATCAGAATTGATCTGCCTCCTACTGTTGCCATTATCAAATCCCTCCTGGTGGAGGTCGGGCCGGAGACATATGCTATCCCGATTTCCAACGTTGTGAAAGCTCTGAGTGTTGACAGCAGTGATTATAAGCTTGTTAAAGAAACCCCTGTGCTTTACATAAGGGATAAGCTGATACCAACTGCCGAACTAAAAGAAATTTTCCATGTTGAATGTGAAAAATCGAATAAAGAAATTGCCATAATTGTTGAAAAAGAAAATGAAGAAGTTGGCCTTATAGTCGATTCGATTATAGACCAGCAGGAAATCGTTATTAAACCGCTTGGAAACATTTTCTCAAATTCAAAAGGATTTATCGGAGCCACAATACTGGGGGACGGGCGTGTAATTCCGATTATAGATGTTTCAATGCTTATAATGGGTGATACTGATGACTGA
- a CDS encoding response regulator — protein sequence MAKVLIVDDTAFMRKLLKNILFGAGFDIAGEAENGKQAVEMYKGLKPDVVTMDVVMPEMTGIDALKQIKALDKDAKIVMCTAIGQENIVKTAIKLGARGYIIKPFQAPKVIEEIKKVIGA from the coding sequence ATGGCAAAAGTCTTGATTGTTGATGATACAGCTTTTATGAGAAAACTTCTTAAAAATATTCTTTTCGGCGCCGGATTTGATATTGCAGGGGAAGCTGAAAACGGAAAGCAAGCAGTGGAAATGTACAAAGGGCTCAAGCCGGATGTCGTGACGATGGACGTCGTCATGCCTGAAATGACAGGAATTGATGCCTTGAAGCAAATAAAGGCCCTTGACAAAGACGCTAAAATTGTAATGTGCACTGCAATCGGGCAGGAGAATATAGTAAAAACAGCTATAAAACTGGGGGCAAGAGGATACATTATAAAACCTTTCCAGGCTCCCAAAGTCATTGAAGAGATAAAGAAAGTAATCGGTGCATAA